The genomic interval GTGACCGAACGCCTGACGACGGTCCTCGGCGAGCTGCCCACCACCCTGGTCTCCGGCCCGATCCGCACCCGCCTGGACACCTGGGCGAACGCCCGGCACGGCGGATCACGCGGCCGGCTGATCGGCGTCCTGGACTCCCGTCGCTACCTCACGCTCCTCGACACCCTGGACGCGGTGATCGCCGGCCCGCCCCTCCTGGAGGCCGCCGCGGGCGATCCGTCCAAGGTGATCGGCAAGGCCGTACGCAAGGACTTCGGAAAGGTCTCCGCGCTCGTCGAGGAGGCGGTCGAGGCGCCGCCCGGCGCGGACCGCGACCTCGCGCTGCACGAGGCCCGCAAGAAGGCCAAGCGCACCCGGTACGCGGCGGAGGCGGCGACGCCGGCCCTCGGCACCTCGGCCCGCGCGCTCGCCAAGTCCATGAAGGCGCTGACCAGCCTGCTCGGTGAGCACCAGGACAGCGTGATGGTCCGGGTGACCCTGCGGGAGCTGTCCGCGGTGGCGCACGCGGCGGGGGAGAGCTCGTTCACGTACGGGGTGCTGTACGGGCGGGAGGAGCAGCGGGCGGCCGGGGTGGAGGCGGCGTTGCCGGAGGCGTGGGAGGGGATCGTGGCCGAGGGGTCCGTCCAGGTGTGACGGCTGGTGCGTACGGGTGAGGTCCGGGATCGCGTTAGTCTGGATGGTCACCCGTCCGTTCAGTCCCGCTCACGAAGGTTCGCGAGATGCCTGCCGAAGTCGCTGCGGCCGCAGAGTCCGTGTTTCCGCAGCTCGAAGCCCTGCTCCCGCAGGTGCAGAAGCCGATCCAGTACGTCGGCGGCGAGCTCAACTCCACGGTCAAGCCGTGGGAGTCGTGCGATGTCCGCTGGGCGCTGATGTACCCGGACGCGTACGAGGTCGGCCTGCCCAACCAGGGCGTCATGATCCTCTACGAGGTCCTGAACGAGCAGGAGGGCGTCCTCGCCGAGCGCACGTACAGCGTGTGGCCGGACCTGGAGGCGCTGATGCGGGAGCACAAGGTCCCGCAGTTCACGGTCGACAGCCACCGCCCGGTGGGCGCGTTCGACGTCTTCGGTCTCTCCTTCTCCACCGAACTCGGCTACACGAACATGCTCACCGCCCTGGACCTGGCGGGCATCCCGCTGGAGTCGAAGAACCGGACGCTCGACGACCCGATCGTGCTGGCGGGCGGCCACGCGGCCTTCAACCCCGAGCCGATCGCGGACTTCATCGACGCGGTGATCATCGGCGACGGCGAACAGGCCGTACTCGACATGACGAAGATCGTCCGAGCCTGGAAGGCGGAGGGCCGCCCCGGCGGCCGCGAGGAGGTCCTCTTCCGCCTGGCGAAGACGGGTTCGGTCTACATCCCGGCCTTCTACGACGTCGAGTACCTGCCGGACCACCGCATCGCGCGGGTCGTACCGAACAAGAGCGGTGTCCCGTGGCGGGTGAGCAAGCACACGGTGATGGACCTGGACGAATGGCCGTACCCGAAGCAGCCGTTGGTCCCGCTCGCCGAGACGGTCCATGAGCGCATGTCGGTCGAGATCTTCCGCGGCTGCACGCGCGGCTGCCGCTTCTGCCAGGCCGGCATGATCACGCGGCCGGTGCGCGAGCGGTCGATCACGGGCATCGGCGAGATGGTCGAGAAGGGCCTGAAGGCGACGGGCTTCGAGGAGGTAGGCCTGCTGTCGTTGTCGTCGGCGGACCACTCGGAGATCGGCGAGATCGCGAAGGGTCTGGCGGACCGCTACACGGAGGACAAGGTCGGCCTGTCCCTCCCGTCGACCCGCGTGGACGCGTTCAACGTGGACCTGGCGAACGAACTGACGAGGAACGGGCGTAGGTCCGGCCTGACGTTCGCGCCGGAGGGCGGCTCGGAACGCCTCCGCAAGGTCATCAACAAGATGGTCTCGGAAGAGGACCTGATCCGCACGGTCTCGACGGCGTACGGCAACGGCTGGCGCCAGGTGAAGCTGTACTTCATGTGCGGCCTCCCGACGGAGACCGACGAGGACGTCCTCCAGATCGCCGACATGGCGATGAAGGTGATCGCCGAGGGCCGCAAGGTCTCCGGCCAGAACGACATCCGCTGCACGGTCTCGATCGGCGGCTTCGTCCCCAAGCCGCACACGCCGTTCCAGTGGGCTCCGCAGCTCTCGGCGGCGGAGACGGACGCGCGTCTCGGGAAACTCCGCGACAAGATCCGCGCCGACAAGAAGTACGGCCGCTCGATCGGTTTCCGCTACCACGACGGCAAGCCGGGCATCGTAGAGGGCCTGCTGTCGCGCGGCGACCGCCGCATCGGCGCGGTCATCCGCGCGGTCTACGAGGACGGCGGCCGCTTCGACGGCTGGCGCGAGCACTTCTCCTACGACCGCTGGATGCGCTGCGCCGAGAAGACGCTGCCCGCCTTCGGCGTCGACGTCGACTGGTACACCACCCGTGAGAAGACCTACGAGGAGGTCCTCCCCTGGGACCACCTGGACTCGGGCCTGGACAAGGACTGGCTCTGGGAGGACTGGCAGGACGCCCTCGACGAGACCGAGGTCGAGGACTGCCGGTGGACCCCGTGCTTCGACTGCGGGGTGTGCCCGCAGATGGACACGTCCATCCAGATCGGGCCGACCGGTAAGAAGCTGCTGCCTCTTGCGGTCAAGAACGCTGCTCCGGCGCCTGGCGGGCACTCGCACTGAACTGAGATGGGCGAGGCACTGGATCGGGTGCTGCGAGCGCTGGCGGGCGCGAGCCAGGAGTAAGCGGCCGTTGTGGTGGCCGCAGTTGGCGTTTCGCGCCCTCGCCCGTCGGCGCCGCCGGTCTCTCGCCGGACGCCGTTGCCACGCCCTGGAGGTTCCCCGCAGATCGTCGCAGGTTGTCTCTGACGTGGAGTGGGCCTGAGGGCTCCGGCACCGTGGCGCAAGGCGCGGGCGGTGCGCGATCCGGGGAGATCCTGCGGGATGCGGCCCTGGCGCTGGATGTGGCCCTGGCGGTCGCACTCGGCGGGGACTGTCCGGCCGACGTGGGCATGCTGCGGGCCGAGCCGGGCGTGTTCGTCCCGCCAGGGCCCACGTCCGGAAGCCGGCCGGGGGATGGTGAACGTTCCACCCGGAGGCTCGTGAAAGCGGGCGAGCCCACCGGCCCGAGGGCTTGAACGCGGGAACTCAGGCTTCGGGGCCCTGGATGCGATCGAACCCCGCTCGATGGTCCTCGGACCACTCGGTGGGGCGCATCGTCTCCCCGCTCACATTCACGATGGTCCGCGTCCCATGTGCGTACGTGGTGCTGCCATCACGACTGCACACGCGGAAGCCGGTCGTCGCCGATGTACGGCCTACCCGCTCGGTCCAGAGGTGGACGGCGATCTCCCCGTTGCCCGTCACCGGGAGGTCGAAGACGATGGCGACCGCCTTCACGACGTAATGGGTCGGCGTGGTCTCTTCGGATGCGCCGAAGCCCAGGCTGATCGCGTACATGTTCCAAGCACGTTCGACCAGCACGGTGTAACGACCGTTGTGCAGCATCCCGTAGGGGTCAAGGTCGTCGAAATAAACGTCCAGAGGGATCAAGACGCCATGGTCGACCGACTCGGACACGAGAAGGGATGTAGTCCTGTCAACCATCAGGAGTCCTCTTTGTCTTGCTTGTGGGGTCTTGGCGCGCTGGCGCCAATGATCACCGGCAGGTTCGACTCCACCGTGCGGCCTGATCACCGGTCCTGTCCAAGACCTGTTTCGTGCTCTGTGATGCCCGCGGGGCATCCTCACCAAGGGCGATTCACGGTGAGGAGACCCTCACTCGGGTAGCTGGAATCGCTCCGTATCAGGAGCGCACCCTTCTTTAGGGCGGTACCCAGCGAGGCGTTTCCCCCTGAGGCGACCACCTGGACCGGAACGGGAGGCCTCAAAGACGGCGGCGCCCATGGAAACCTGTCGGCATGGATACGTTCACGGCCCGGCTGGAGGGCGCATGGGAGTGGTGTTCCGCAGCCATCGAGGAAGCACAGGAAGGGCGCTGGGTCCGTGATGGCGTCGAACGGCAGGTGACAGCGGACATCAGGGCTGCTACCAACGCCCTGCACGGCGGCCGACCGGCGCCGTTCACCGAGGATGCGTGGCACGTACGTATCGGGCGGGTCGCCAACTGGGCCGGGGTGATCCGGCTGGCCGCTCGGGCAGGCGGGTGGGAGCTCCAACCCGTCGTGGGGCAGAGCCCGACGCACCCTGCGGGCATGGCCGAGCTGCTGTCCGGAATCTATGCGGTCGGTGAGCAGGGCGAGATATGGGCGACCCAGCTCCGACAGCGCAGATTGCCACCACGGAACGAGATTGCCCAGGCAGAGGGTTTTCTGACCGGGCCGGGCTCCATCGAGGATCTTGAGCTGTTCTTCTACGACTGACGGCCGTCGAAGCAGCCGGCGGGGAGCGGGCACACGCACTGAGCGGGTGCGTCGGTCAACTGACGGGGTCCGAGGGGCCGTAGGCCGCGGCGATCTCCTTGGACCCCGCCCACCTGCTGTACGTGGGTGACTGGGGCCAGCCCTCGGGGGAGTCCTGCCATTCCTCCTGGCGGCCGTAGGGCAGGAGGTCGATCAGGGCGAAGCTGTGGCTGAGCTGCTCGGTGCCGCGGCCGTTGGTGTGCCAGGTGCGGTAGACGGTGTCGCCGTCGCGCAGGAAGACGTTGACCGCGAATCCTCCGTCCGGCGGGGCGCCGACATCGGCGCCGAAGGAACTGTTCGCGGTCGAGTACCACGGCATCCGGTTGCCGACCCGCTCCTTGTAGGCGAGCGCCTCGTCGATCGGGCCCTGGGTGACGATGACGAACCGGGCGTCGTAGCTGTCCAGGAACTCCAGGCGGGTGTACTGCGAGGTGAACCCGGTGCA from Streptomyces sp. NBC_01288 carries:
- a CDS encoding TIGR03960 family B12-binding radical SAM protein, translated to MPAEVAAAAESVFPQLEALLPQVQKPIQYVGGELNSTVKPWESCDVRWALMYPDAYEVGLPNQGVMILYEVLNEQEGVLAERTYSVWPDLEALMREHKVPQFTVDSHRPVGAFDVFGLSFSTELGYTNMLTALDLAGIPLESKNRTLDDPIVLAGGHAAFNPEPIADFIDAVIIGDGEQAVLDMTKIVRAWKAEGRPGGREEVLFRLAKTGSVYIPAFYDVEYLPDHRIARVVPNKSGVPWRVSKHTVMDLDEWPYPKQPLVPLAETVHERMSVEIFRGCTRGCRFCQAGMITRPVRERSITGIGEMVEKGLKATGFEEVGLLSLSSADHSEIGEIAKGLADRYTEDKVGLSLPSTRVDAFNVDLANELTRNGRRSGLTFAPEGGSERLRKVINKMVSEEDLIRTVSTAYGNGWRQVKLYFMCGLPTETDEDVLQIADMAMKVIAEGRKVSGQNDIRCTVSIGGFVPKPHTPFQWAPQLSAAETDARLGKLRDKIRADKKYGRSIGFRYHDGKPGIVEGLLSRGDRRIGAVIRAVYEDGGRFDGWREHFSYDRWMRCAEKTLPAFGVDVDWYTTREKTYEEVLPWDHLDSGLDKDWLWEDWQDALDETEVEDCRWTPCFDCGVCPQMDTSIQIGPTGKKLLPLAVKNAAPAPGGHSH
- a CDS encoding acyl-CoA thioesterase, translated to MSESVDHGVLIPLDVYFDDLDPYGMLHNGRYTVLVERAWNMYAISLGFGASEETTPTHYVVKAVAIVFDLPVTGNGEIAVHLWTERVGRTSATTGFRVCSRDGSTTYAHGTRTIVNVSGETMRPTEWSEDHRAGFDRIQGPEA
- a CDS encoding DUF899 domain-containing protein, with the translated sequence MTADALPPVVDTTTWENQLATLRAREKAATRELDAIAAERRRLPMVEMPDYTLDGADGPVRLAEVFDGKRQLIVYNHMWFAGKEWQCPGCTGFTSQYTRLEFLDSYDARFVIVTQGPIDEALAYKERVGNRMPWYSTANSSFGADVGAPPDGGFAVNVFLRDGDTVYRTWHTNGRGTEQLSHSFALIDLLPYGRQEEWQDSPEGWPQSPTYSRWAGSKEIAAAYGPSDPVS